One region of Halohasta litchfieldiae genomic DNA includes:
- a CDS encoding DinB family protein has product MSATDTSIHLYWATGCTSCLRIKEFLERNNTSFVSHNVIQKDGSTDADAESTVGIQGVDPEIMDEMAELGLPQHVPIVRRGEEWADGKDLENVAELVGIDYDAEPLPVEELYRRLTVLLETTQEYLELLPDDELETHIPNRPRSYADLVQHIYSLPDVFMMHEAGVPMTGVPRMEHHWDHNSKIALRTYGSSVQGRLDDWFESAGQTCDWSETADVFWGQPTKHAFFERTTWHTGQHVRQLEWVLEEVLNIELEEPLDSALWEDLPMPEKVWNDN; this is encoded by the coding sequence ATGAGTGCAACAGATACATCAATCCATCTCTACTGGGCAACCGGCTGTACGAGCTGTCTTCGAATTAAGGAGTTCTTAGAGCGCAATAACACGTCGTTTGTCTCGCACAACGTCATTCAAAAGGACGGATCGACGGACGCGGACGCCGAATCAACCGTTGGTATTCAGGGTGTCGACCCGGAGATCATGGACGAGATGGCCGAGCTCGGACTCCCACAACACGTCCCAATCGTGCGACGCGGTGAGGAGTGGGCCGATGGCAAGGATTTGGAGAACGTCGCCGAGCTGGTCGGCATCGACTACGACGCCGAGCCGCTGCCGGTCGAGGAGCTGTACCGTCGACTCACTGTCCTCTTGGAGACCACACAGGAGTATCTCGAACTCCTGCCGGACGACGAACTGGAGACCCATATCCCAAACCGCCCCCGGAGTTACGCCGATCTCGTCCAGCACATCTACAGCCTTCCCGATGTGTTCATGATGCATGAGGCGGGCGTCCCGATGACAGGTGTCCCCCGAATGGAACATCACTGGGACCACAACTCGAAGATCGCCCTTCGGACCTACGGCTCATCGGTCCAGGGACGGTTAGATGACTGGTTTGAGAGTGCGGGACAAACCTGTGATTGGTCCGAAACAGCAGATGTGTTCTGGGGCCAGCCGACAAAACACGCCTTTTTCGAGCGGACGACGTGGCACACCGGCCAACACGTCCGGCAACTGGAGTGGGTGCTCGAAGAGGTCCTCAACATCGAGCTTGAAGAGCCACTAGACTCGGCGTTGTGGGAGGATCTACCGATGCCCGAAAAGGTCTGGAACGACAACTAG